In one Thermodesulfobium sp. 4217-1 genomic region, the following are encoded:
- a CDS encoding 2-oxoacid:acceptor oxidoreductase subunit alpha, which translates to MNYTIRICGEAGQGIQTTGEGFSRLFSSLGYNVFSFQDYESRIRGGHNFYQITFGTDEVFAPKKFLDLILTFDKRGLEYKDLLQRGGIVIYDADSLKQSESDERFINCPFRGMLKDAGLKNIFENVLSFALVSNIFSIDKKYVYKVIQDIFSDKSEEILAQNMKAINIGYTYDIKKKIGLAPSNSDSKILLDGVKGVGIGAIGSGCKFYSAYPMTPSTGVFQYVGANAEKYNIVVEQAEDELSAINMTLGASFAGVRAMTGTSGGGFALMNEALSLSGMTETPIVMLLSQRPGPATGFPTRTEQGELLYAIHAGHGDFPKVVFAPGDPLECALLTNKAFDLAEKYQIPAIVLTDQHLVDSLYSYEKDLKIDLKNQDYRLRSAEFESYQDYKRHKFLDLNKENPLSPLAVPGDSKQLVFTDSDEHDEEGHITEDGEVRKKQLERRYFWKIENIRKEMSPPRIYGNKNSKIVLVGFGSNLGILKEIANNKKLSICAIHYSEIFPLPLRENSEEALNKMLNAYITICIENNASGQFQKLIESEYRLKFSNNIRKFDGRPFNYDEVLEGIYAII; encoded by the coding sequence GTGAATTATACTATAAGAATATGCGGTGAAGCAGGTCAGGGCATTCAAACTACAGGAGAGGGTTTTTCAAGACTTTTTAGCTCTTTGGGCTATAACGTCTTCTCCTTTCAGGATTATGAATCAAGGATAAGAGGGGGTCACAACTTTTATCAGATAACTTTTGGCACAGATGAAGTTTTTGCGCCTAAAAAATTCTTAGACTTAATCCTTACATTCGACAAAAGAGGCTTAGAGTATAAAGATTTGCTGCAGAGGGGCGGCATTGTAATTTATGACGCTGATTCTCTAAAGCAATCTGAATCAGATGAAAGATTTATAAATTGCCCCTTCAGGGGGATGCTAAAGGATGCAGGACTTAAAAATATATTTGAAAATGTTCTATCATTTGCGCTGGTATCAAATATATTTTCGATTGATAAGAAATATGTCTATAAAGTTATTCAAGATATTTTCTCTGATAAGTCAGAAGAGATATTAGCTCAAAATATGAAGGCAATAAATATTGGATATACTTATGATATAAAAAAGAAAATAGGTTTGGCGCCTTCTAACAGCGATAGCAAGATTTTATTGGATGGGGTAAAAGGAGTAGGCATAGGAGCTATAGGTTCAGGCTGCAAATTTTATTCAGCTTATCCTATGACACCCTCTACAGGGGTATTTCAGTATGTGGGGGCAAATGCTGAAAAGTATAACATTGTAGTTGAACAGGCTGAAGATGAATTGAGCGCTATAAACATGACTCTTGGCGCGTCTTTTGCGGGTGTACGGGCAATGACAGGCACATCTGGAGGAGGCTTTGCCCTTATGAACGAAGCCCTATCTCTCTCTGGGATGACAGAAACACCGATAGTGATGCTTCTTTCCCAGCGCCCCGGTCCTGCAACAGGTTTTCCAACCAGAACAGAACAGGGAGAATTGCTGTATGCAATACATGCGGGGCATGGAGACTTTCCGAAAGTCGTCTTTGCGCCTGGAGATCCGCTCGAGTGCGCTCTTCTTACAAACAAGGCATTTGATTTAGCTGAAAAATATCAGATACCCGCTATAGTTTTGACGGATCAGCATCTGGTAGATTCTTTGTACTCTTATGAAAAAGATCTAAAAATTGATCTGAAAAATCAAGACTATAGGCTCAGATCGGCAGAATTTGAGAGCTATCAGGATTACAAAAGACATAAATTTTTAGATCTTAATAAGGAGAATCCACTTAGCCCATTAGCTGTTCCAGGAGACAGCAAACAGTTGGTATTTACAGATAGCGATGAGCACGACGAAGAGGGTCACATAACTGAAGATGGCGAAGTAAGAAAGAAACAGCTGGAGAGGAGATACTTTTGGAAGATTGAAAACATTCGAAAAGAGATGTCCCCTCCAAGAATCTATGGCAATAAAAATTCTAAGATAGTATTGGTTGGATTTGGGTCAAATCTTGGAATACTTAAAGAAATTGCGAACAACAAAAAATTGTCAATCTGCGCCATACACTACAGCGAGATCTTCCCACTCCCGCTAAGAGAAAACTCTGAAGAAGCTCTAAATAAGATGCTCAACGCTTACATAACCATATGCATCGAGAATAACGCCTCTGGACAGTTTCAAAAACTGATCGAATCTGAATATAGATTAAAATTTTCTAATAACATAAGAAAATTTGACGGTAGGCCTTTTAATTACGACGAGGTTTTGGAGGGTATATATGCAATCATATAA
- a CDS encoding radical SAM protein codes for MKELIGDRAAVSLAANMSVPFTVQIHITERCNLNCRHCYQENEISDEMSLKEIEDITEEIFEVVHDWAEKSQITFLPNINLLGGEVFVRRDWEEILDFFSKEHIEYYILTNATLIDRDVARKLKDYHVSAVQVSLDGPEKIHDYIRGQGSFEKAVIGINNLIENEIDVTLNTTISKINYESFQDLFQVAKSLQVSGLVFSRLVPTGHSQDSKDLILSKEELRSIYNFVKENNKISDFKVNTGDPIASLYIDCESTYGFGGCAAGFAGITVLSDATVVPCRRLKIPLGNLRRDSFREIWANSEVLNKLRDQENYFGKCKECSEFMKCRGCRAVCFALSTREEDRYLDEDPQCIF; via the coding sequence GTGAAAGAGCTGATAGGAGATCGTGCAGCTGTCAGTTTGGCAGCTAATATGAGTGTTCCATTTACAGTTCAAATACACATCACTGAAAGGTGCAATTTGAACTGCAGGCACTGTTATCAAGAAAATGAAATATCCGATGAGATGAGTCTGAAAGAAATTGAAGACATCACGGAAGAAATATTTGAAGTAGTTCATGATTGGGCAGAGAAGTCGCAAATCACTTTTCTGCCCAATATAAATTTATTAGGGGGAGAGGTTTTTGTAAGAAGAGATTGGGAAGAGATTTTAGATTTTTTTTCTAAAGAACACATAGAGTACTATATACTTACCAATGCTACTCTGATAGACAGAGATGTCGCAAGAAAGCTTAAGGATTATCACGTATCTGCGGTACAGGTCAGTCTGGATGGTCCTGAAAAAATTCATGACTATATTAGGGGTCAAGGTTCATTTGAAAAAGCTGTTATCGGCATAAATAACCTTATAGAAAATGAAATTGACGTAACTTTGAACACTACAATTTCTAAAATTAACTATGAATCTTTTCAGGATCTATTTCAAGTTGCCAAAAGTCTGCAAGTTAGTGGACTGGTCTTCTCAAGGCTGGTCCCAACTGGGCACTCGCAAGATAGCAAGGATTTAATATTAAGCAAAGAAGAGTTGAGATCGATTTATAATTTTGTTAAGGAAAATAACAAGATTTCTGATTTTAAAGTAAACACAGGCGATCCGATCGCTTCCTTATACATCGATTGTGAATCAACATATGGTTTTGGCGGTTGCGCAGCAGGATTTGCAGGGATAACTGTTTTAAGCGATGCAACGGTTGTTCCTTGCAGGAGGTTAAAGATCCCTCTTGGTAATCTAAGAAGGGATTCATTTAGGGAGATATGGGCTAATTCTGAGGTATTAAATAAGCTCAGGGATCAAGAAAATTATTTCGGAAAATGCAAGGAATGTTCTGAATTTATGAAATGTAGAGGCTGCAGGGCGGTATGTTTCGCTCTATCGACAAGAGAAGAGGATAGATATTTAGATGAAGATCCTCAGTGCATCTTTTGA
- a CDS encoding 2-oxoacid:ferredoxin oxidoreductase subunit beta encodes MQSYKDFDNGISPAWCPGCGNFGILDAFKKALFELKLDPHEITLVSGIGQSSKMPHYLKCNGFNGLHGRSLPVATGVSVANHKQKVIVFGGDGDTYGEGGNHLLHAFRRNPNITLFVHNNEVYGLTKGQASPTTEFGRHTKAQPFGALSEPLNPLALAIAMDCSFVARSFSGRLDHLKEIMKMAIMHEGFALVDILQICVSFNKVNSFDWYKNRIYEFSADYELNDKLKAFEKSQEFGDKIPLGVFYSNSRPTFEKNMPVIRDNTLVSMQNFPDIKSLIC; translated from the coding sequence ATGCAATCATATAAGGATTTTGACAACGGTATAAGCCCTGCCTGGTGTCCAGGGTGCGGAAATTTTGGAATTTTAGACGCCTTTAAAAAAGCCCTTTTCGAGCTAAAGCTTGATCCTCACGAAATTACGTTGGTTTCAGGAATAGGTCAGTCGAGCAAAATGCCACATTATCTAAAATGCAATGGTTTCAACGGTCTACACGGAAGATCTCTGCCAGTAGCTACTGGCGTTAGCGTGGCCAATCACAAACAAAAGGTAATAGTTTTTGGAGGAGACGGGGATACCTATGGAGAAGGCGGAAATCATCTCTTGCACGCATTCAGAAGGAATCCAAATATAACGCTTTTCGTCCACAACAACGAAGTATATGGCCTCACCAAGGGGCAGGCGTCTCCCACCACAGAATTTGGCAGACATACAAAGGCCCAACCTTTTGGAGCACTTTCTGAACCTCTGAATCCTCTGGCATTGGCTATTGCGATGGATTGCTCATTTGTAGCAAGGAGCTTCTCTGGCAGACTGGATCACCTTAAAGAGATTATGAAGATGGCTATAATGCACGAAGGATTCGCCCTTGTGGATATACTTCAAATATGCGTAAGCTTCAATAAAGTAAATAGCTTTGACTGGTATAAAAACAGAATTTATGAATTCAGTGCTGATTACGAGCTTAATGACAAACTCAAGGCATTTGAAAAATCTCAAGAATTTGGAGACAAAATTCCACTTGGGGTATTTTATTCTAATTCAAGGCCAACTTTTGAAAAAAATATGCCCGTAATAAGAGATAATACACTTGTTTCAATGCAAAATTTTCCTGACATAAAGTCTCTGATATGTTAA
- the trxB gene encoding thioredoxin-disulfide reductase has translation MGIIDEKVKNSLKESFVILKDNVNIKVFLPEVKDQFYEYTKEIFEVLPEVSEKISVQFISKSDLPSNLIDEEIKCPIVIFDDEKLDAIFVGTPIGEEAHTLVNAILVISGAKQFLADKDISLISDVKKETVVEVYVSPTCPYCPQQAIMAISASAVNRNIKTRIVEIFENKDIAQKKAIRSVPVTYVDNEQVAVGLQSNEEFILSLIGKDVQELLHNDKDKAKEFDLTIVGAGPAGLSAAIYARRSGLSVGIFEGEMVGGQVLTTPQVENYPGFIDITGKSLVDILTQHALNYVNISIGEEVKKINKAEDYFEVITSDGSYKSKAILIASGASKKKLNVPGEDSFYAKGVSYCALCDGYFYKGKKVFLVGGGNTSLTDAIYLKNVGVDVTLIHRRDTLRAEKYLQDSFFKLGIEVIWNSEVKEILGKNSIEFIKIVNNITGEEQTIALDGLFVAVGYMPNNSLAKDLGVQIDEEGYIKVDRKMRTNVHRVYAAGDIVGGEKQIVVAVSRGAIAATSAFEDILSPYWLKK, from the coding sequence ATGGGAATTATTGACGAAAAGGTAAAAAATTCTTTAAAAGAGAGCTTCGTGATATTGAAGGACAATGTAAATATAAAGGTTTTTTTGCCAGAGGTAAAAGATCAATTTTATGAATATACTAAAGAAATTTTTGAGGTTTTGCCAGAAGTTTCAGAGAAAATTTCAGTTCAGTTTATATCAAAAAGTGACTTGCCCTCAAATCTTATAGATGAAGAAATAAAGTGCCCTATAGTTATATTTGACGACGAAAAGCTTGACGCAATATTCGTGGGAACGCCTATTGGGGAAGAGGCCCACACATTGGTAAACGCTATTTTAGTTATTTCTGGAGCTAAACAATTCCTGGCTGACAAAGATATTTCGTTAATTAGCGACGTGAAAAAAGAAACAGTTGTAGAGGTTTATGTGAGCCCTACCTGTCCATATTGTCCTCAACAAGCTATTATGGCCATTAGCGCAAGTGCGGTTAACAGAAATATCAAGACAAGAATAGTAGAAATATTTGAAAATAAAGATATTGCTCAAAAAAAGGCTATTAGATCTGTGCCAGTTACTTATGTAGATAATGAACAGGTAGCAGTAGGCCTTCAGTCAAATGAAGAATTTATACTATCATTGATAGGCAAGGACGTTCAGGAACTACTTCACAACGATAAAGACAAGGCAAAAGAATTTGACTTAACAATAGTAGGGGCAGGTCCTGCAGGGCTTTCTGCTGCAATATACGCGAGAAGATCAGGACTTTCTGTGGGTATTTTTGAGGGTGAGATGGTAGGAGGTCAAGTACTGACTACTCCTCAGGTGGAAAATTATCCTGGATTCATCGACATCACTGGCAAATCTTTGGTAGATATCTTGACGCAGCATGCACTAAATTATGTGAATATCAGTATTGGTGAGGAAGTTAAAAAGATCAATAAAGCAGAGGATTATTTTGAAGTAATCACATCCGATGGCTCATATAAATCAAAGGCAATATTGATAGCAAGCGGTGCCTCCAAGAAAAAGTTAAACGTTCCGGGTGAAGATTCTTTCTATGCCAAAGGAGTAAGCTACTGCGCGCTTTGTGATGGATATTTTTATAAAGGAAAGAAGGTATTTCTCGTAGGAGGAGGAAATACATCTTTAACTGATGCAATATATCTTAAAAATGTCGGAGTTGACGTAACGCTTATTCATAGAAGAGATACTCTAAGGGCTGAAAAATATCTTCAAGATTCATTTTTCAAGCTTGGAATAGAGGTTATATGGAACAGCGAGGTAAAAGAAATCTTAGGGAAAAATTCGATTGAGTTTATTAAGATTGTAAATAACATTACAGGTGAAGAGCAGACCATTGCCCTTGATGGGCTGTTTGTAGCAGTTGGTTATATGCCAAACAATTCACTGGCAAAGGACTTAGGCGTTCAGATTGACGAAGAGGGCTATATAAAGGTCGATAGAAAAATGAGAACCAACGTTCACAGAGTATACGCAGCAGGCGATATAGTAGGAGGGGAAAAACAAATTGTAGTAGCAGTCTCAAGGGGCGCTATAGCTGCCACATCTGCATTTGAAGATATATTGTCGCCTTATTGGCTGAAAAAATAA
- a CDS encoding DnaJ domain-containing protein, whose product MFDKNYYEILGLSRNATYEKIRQAYINLSKKYHPDINQTDPNAEEKMKLINEAYFILSNSIKRQDYNRFGFYQEIQTKGDLIEHTSEILRTIQSKMHEHGLDNLFEEIYKILLDESNPKKKEEIKKLIIDFGKLKSFSIIAKLIKIISEKK is encoded by the coding sequence ATGTTCGACAAAAATTATTATGAAATATTGGGTTTAAGTAGAAATGCAACATATGAAAAAATTAGACAAGCCTATATAAATTTGTCAAAAAAATATCATCCAGATATAAACCAAACTGATCCAAATGCAGAAGAAAAAATGAAGTTAATAAATGAAGCCTATTTCATACTTTCAAACTCTATAAAGAGACAAGATTACAATCGTTTTGGTTTTTACCAAGAAATTCAAACAAAGGGTGACCTTATCGAGCATACATCAGAAATTTTAAGAACTATTCAAAGCAAAATGCACGAACATGGATTAGATAATTTGTTTGAAGAGATATATAAAATTCTTTTAGATGAATCAAATCCAAAAAAGAAAGAGGAAATAAAAAAGTTAATTATTGATTTTGGAAAGTTAAAAAGTTTTTCAATTATAGCTAAATTAATAAAAATTATTTCTGAAAAAAAATAA
- a CDS encoding radical SAM protein, whose translation MLKFDFFIQAHLTERCNLRCKHCYQENQISELKFDDWKRFFTYSKDLIREWEAKYDIEIPLLIKLTGGEPFLREDFFDIVKFLNEIDIEPYVLTNGTLIDKDMISNLKKFRFDGFQISLEGCKDTHDSIRGEGTFAKVKESVKLLKEENFKVVLKTTISKLNHKNLDDLIDISNEWKVDGLGFSRLVPIGSGSKLHDDMLSSSELKEFYLTLKSKNITSFELLVEDPLGVCVLDDEFEDKIDTVGGCSAGFSSITVLSDGEIVPCRRMPISLGNILKDDLREIWSDNEVLLSLREKDSYKNGCNSCLYWNICRGCRAIAYSLSKDKQGWLDKDPQCFFAESLIK comes from the coding sequence ATGTTAAAGTTTGACTTTTTTATTCAGGCTCATCTTACAGAGAGGTGTAACCTCAGGTGTAAGCACTGTTATCAAGAAAATCAAATAAGTGAACTAAAGTTCGACGATTGGAAAAGATTCTTCACATACAGTAAAGATTTAATCAGAGAATGGGAGGCTAAATATGATATTGAGATCCCCCTTCTAATAAAGCTAACTGGTGGCGAGCCCTTTTTAAGAGAGGACTTTTTTGATATTGTAAAATTTTTAAATGAGATTGATATTGAGCCATACGTTCTTACAAATGGTACTCTCATTGATAAAGATATGATTTCTAATTTAAAAAAATTTAGATTTGATGGATTTCAGATAAGCTTGGAAGGATGCAAGGATACCCATGATAGTATTAGAGGAGAGGGCACTTTTGCGAAAGTTAAAGAATCAGTAAAACTTCTGAAGGAAGAGAACTTTAAGGTAGTTTTGAAGACTACCATATCAAAGCTAAATCATAAAAATTTAGATGACTTGATAGATATCTCAAATGAGTGGAAGGTGGATGGACTGGGGTTTTCAAGATTGGTCCCTATTGGCAGCGGCTCAAAGCTGCACGACGATATGCTTTCAAGTTCAGAGCTGAAAGAATTCTATTTGACATTGAAATCAAAAAATATAACATCATTTGAATTGTTGGTAGAGGATCCCCTTGGAGTTTGCGTGCTGGATGACGAGTTCGAAGATAAGATAGATACTGTAGGCGGCTGTTCGGCTGGATTCTCAAGCATAACAGTTCTATCTGATGGCGAGATAGTACCCTGTAGAAGGATGCCTATTTCTTTAGGAAATATACTGAAAGATGATCTAAGAGAAATCTGGTCTGATAATGAAGTATTGCTATCTCTAAGGGAAAAGGACAGCTATAAAAATGGCTGCAACAGCTGCCTGTATTGGAATATATGCAGGGGTTGCAGGGCGATAGCGTATTCTTTGTCAAAAGATAAACAGGGCTGGCTGGACAAAGACCCTCAGTGCTTTTTCGCTGAGTCTTTGATAAAATAA